In the Balaenoptera ricei isolate mBalRic1 chromosome 1, mBalRic1.hap2, whole genome shotgun sequence genome, GAGGGTGAAGTTGACCTTCCAGATCTCCGGAAGTAGCTAAAGGAGCCGGAGGGAAGGGAAGTGGAGCTGGCATCAGAGGTTGGGCCAGACCTGGGAGAAATGCTACCAGCCCACGGGCCTTGATTTCCAAAACTTTGAAAAATGTGGCAGTTTGGAGGCAGTGGCTGAGAGCTCTGGCTTTAGAGTCAGATGCACCTGGGTTTAGGCATCAGATCTACCACCTGCTGTGAGGCCTTGGACCTGGCACTTAACCTCTATAAACCCCAGATTCCTCTTCTGCAAAGTGGGGGCCAAAATGGCCTGACCTTCTGGGCTCTGAAGCAATAAATGAGTGAATCTCTGTTAGGGGCTCAGAACAGTGCTTGGAAAATAGTCAGCTCTCACCTCCTACTGAGATGTCAATATTATTCCTTTTCCCTGGAAGTCACTTCGGCCATCCCTCTGGGATCCAATACGGGGTGTCCAGAGTCCACTGTCTCTCCCACCTACTGGGGTCTCCCCTGCCCCCTGGGTCCTGCCTGCTGCCCCACACTTTGGAGCCAACTCTTTTTTcagtctctccccaccccatcccccatcaTTCTCACTATGCAGAAGCTGGTATGAACTAGAACATGCTAGGACATCCTTCGGCCTGAATTCCAGTCCTAGCTCTGTCCTaaatttgctgtgtgactttgggcaagtcactgaacctctctgggctGATCCCAAAAGGGCTTCCAGCTTAGTTATCAAATCAATCTGGCTCGTAGGTCTTTCCTCCATAAATGAGAGAGTCTATTGGACTACATCTTGGGGGCCCAGAGCTCACCTCATCTCAGGAACTGACAGACAGATAGCCCAGGGATTTGATCTCtagccttctccctgccctgccgGGAGAGTGAGGACCTGGCTGAAGTCTCTTTCGCATATGCACAGGTTGCTGGGTCTGAGAGCAATGGTCCTGGGAGCTGAGACTGGGGAGGCTCCATCCCGGTCGTCAGCCTGAGGATGAGGATCAGGATGGCAACGGCCCCTGGGGAGCCAGCACTAGTGTCCATGTCACACCCCTGCGGCGACCTGGCCAAGCTGGGCTGAGCAGCCTGGATTCCAGGGGTCCAATACATGGGGCCAGAAAGCATGTCCCTGTAATTCTCCTGAGAAGGCAGGGCCTATTAttgccaggggcctgggtctcTCCAGGCTCCCCTTTTGGGTCTGAGCCTTGCTTCCCCTTCCTCACCTAGcctcacccccaaccccagcaGTGGCTTTAACCCCAGGCCCCACCCTGTCTCCTAAGGCCAGACACTGGTGTCGGAAACAGAGGAGGAGACACTCAGCTTCTACTCTGCACCAGGTAATGTACATACGTTAttattaatcctcataataactcaGCAGCATACATATTACTCCTTGCgtttaataaatgagaaaactgaggctcagagatattaaataacttgcccaaagttgcacagctagtggtggcagaactgggacttgaacccaggctgcCTGATTCCAAAGCTCTGCTCAGATCATCACCACCTGCCTCCTAACGGATGGGCTGTATCAGAGATGCCTGAGGGGTATCAGGGGAGGATaaagacgggggtggggggtgactgAGCAATAGAGCAGGCAGCTGGTTCCAAACTATGAAAAAGTCAGTGAACTGTTTAAGTAGAGATGTCTAATGACGAGTAGAAAGCATACGTCTCTGGTGTATATCTCCTCTGCTCCTCTGGATCCTCAGTAAAACCTTCTACACCTTCCGTAGGCCCaaggtagggtgtgtgtgtgcctgtgcataAACCAGGAAAACGCAGCTTTAAATTCCAGGCCTGAATCAAGGTGATGCCGAACTGGGACGATGAACCTGAGAGCTGATGGGAATACACAAGCTCATCCCCAGGGCCTCCACCCTGGAGAGGCTGCGGGGAGACCTGGGGCTCCGGCCTGCGGGGCTTCCTTCTAGGGAATTTCACCCAAATCTCCAAGGACAGACTATCATGGATGGTGATgattaagttaatttttttttttaaggaattttgttTTGTCACCACGAAGGGCTCCTATGTGTCTGGAGGCAGGGCGTGATCCATGGCCTCTCCCACCCATTTGCCCAGAACCCACCAAGGGAAGGGGAGGATAGAGCAGAGCAGTGGGCAGCTCTGTGGTCTCCATGGCAACCACGGACTCTGCACCTGCTCCGTGCGGCCCTGGCTTTGCACAGGCCAGACCTCACCTGCCAAGGGTAGACCACCTCCTTGTGGCAGCCGGTCTGGTTGCAGCCCAGGAGGTTCTGTGGCGCGTGAACCACAGCGTAGACAGCAGAGTACACGCTGTAGACCACGCGTTCGCCGGAGAGCGTGAGGATGGAGTTGAAGGACTCAGTGGTGTTCATACAGGTGTCACACTCCTGGTTGCAGGTGGCCCCCAGCCTGCTCCTGTTGAGCGCGGGCCGGCTGACCTGGGAGCGGCGCACGCGGAACTCGCTGAAGCCCGGGATGGGCACGCTCTGGGTGGTGATGCCCAGGAAGGTGCCTGTGCGCTGCAGCTGGGTGAGGTGGTGCAGGACCGGGTCGATGGCCCAGGATTCGGAGGCGATCCACACTGCGCCCGTGAAGTTCTGGCGCAGAACCTCGCGGAAGAAGTCGAACAGGGCCAGGTCTGGCGAGAACACGGCCACAGCACACGCCACGCTCTGCTGCAGCTTGCCCACGATGGCCTCCAGGCGCTCAGGCTCCTGCTGCGTCATCGTCTGGTCGGGCTGCGGCATGGGCAGCGGCTCCTGGAAGGCGATGCAGATGTCATGGTGGGCCAGGCGCTTGCTGAGCAGCTGACTGTTGCCGCGGCCGTAGTCATCGCTGCTTGGCAACACGAGGATCCCGTTCCAGCGGAAGTGCAGCGGCAGCTGCACCATGGCCTCCATTTGGTGGTGCACACCTGGCGCCGTGCGCAGCACTGCTGGGAAACGCAGCTGGTCATTGATGGCACCGTAGGTGATCCGCCAGAGGGGAGGGTCCAGCAGGTATTAGCGAGGGTCTCACAGGGTACCCCCCCCAAGGGGGGTTCCACCCACCGCCATCATCCTTATGGCGTTTGAGGAGCACACAGCGCCAGCCACGCCCAGGGCTAAGTGGTTTACTCCACCATCATCATGGACATCACAGTAATGACAAtgaatgagaacctactatgtgttgGACCCTGAACTAGGTGGTTTGCTCCATCATCACCATGGTCATTACTGAAATAACATTTCACAGGAATCTATCATGGGCCTGGCCCTAGGCTAGGTGCTTTACGTTAACATCATCATGATTATCCTTGTAGTAACACTTaccaagcacctactgtgtgccatgcCCTGGGCTAAGTGATGTACACCATCTCACGATGGTCATCAGCATGGTAGCCTTTCGTGAGCACCCACcacatgccaggccctgggcaagATGCTTCTCATCGACATCAGCCCCACCTCATCCTTTAGCAACACTGTTGACCACTTAGTGTGTGCCAAGCCCTAGGCTAGGTGATTTCCATCATTATCATTCTCATGATCtagtaacatttactgagtgcctactgtgtgcccctGAGCATAAAGCTTTCctcctcaccatcatcatcctcagATTAGTCACATTTCCTTCCGCAGCCTCTGGGATGGCACAGTCTCGGTTTTCTTCCCCTTTCACTGGTtgcttcttctcctctcctctatGACCTCTTGACCTTGGAGGACCCCAGGGCTCAGCCTTCAGTCCTTGTGTCTTCTCCATCTGCTCCCCTTCCTTTGGTGATCTCATCCAGGCtcctggctttaaataccatatcCATGCTGACAATTCCCAATAGCCCTGCCCTGGACCTCTCTGCTAAATTTCAGACTCATACCTGCAACTGCCTCCTTGACATTTCAAACTTAACGTAGCCAGAACTGAACTCCTGTCTCCCCTGAACCTGCTTCGCCCACAATCTCCGCATCTCCCCTGATGGTGAATCCATCCCTCCAGTTACTCAGGCCGGAACTGTAGAGTCCTCACTGGCTCGTCTCTCTCAAACATGCCGCCTTCAAGCCATCAGCACACCCCATGGGATCTACCTTCACAGTGTGTCCGTTCAGTGcctacaccccccccccaccatcctAGTCCAGCCACCATCATTCCTGCTACGAGTTACCCCAATATCCTCGCCCCTCGCCCCTCTCCAATCTACACTTAGCATGGCTCCAGGGCGGTCCtgctcacacatacacaccagtCACATATTCAAGACCCTCCAACAGTTCCTAATGCCACTCAGGAAAAGCCAGAGTCCATCGGTGGTCCCTAAGGGGCGCCATCACTGACCCCAGCCCTTCCCGCTCTGATTTCACCTCCTTCTCTCCCACTAGTCCCAGTTCTGCTCACCCGGTTCCATGAACACGCCAGGCACCTCCCGGCCTCTGCATTTGCTGACCCCTTGTCGTGGgtgctcttcttcctccttcacctCCTTCAAGCCTCCATCCAATCTCCCTGTACCCACTCCGCCTGTCCCCCGACGCGCCCCACCTCCCTTAACCTTAACTTGACTTTTCCTTTTATCCATTTCACTTCTCACTTCCCATTATCCTATATCACATACTTATTTACATTGATCGTCTGTCTCTCCCCACTGGAAGATAAACTCTATGAGGGCAAATTTCTGTGCATTTCCCCAGCGGCATCCCCAACACCTACAGCAATACCTGGCACCgtcggtgctcaataaatatttgttaaatgaatgaaagaattacTTCAGTCCTGGACTAGATTCTTCACATAAGAATATTAACactgattgagcacctactctgagTCAGATCCTTGGTGCTtgatataataaaaacaacagcaaaacttACAGTATTTGTAACTACCCACTGTGGGCCGAGTCTTGTGCTAGCTGCTCTTTAACAAGCAGATATTTTATGCCAGTTCTGGACTACGCCTTTTTGATCATGATGGTGAAAATAGTTAGCATAGCAGCAGTAATTCTATAGCACTTTTTTGAGGACCTGCTGTGAGGCAGATTCTGTGCTAGGCAATTATACAGGATAATATTGAGCACTTTCTGAGTTTTTATTCTCGCGCAAGATGCTTTACGTAACAACAGGAACATTACTGACTACCTATTGTGCACTAGAAATTCTTACCTAAACTGAACACTTTCATCTTCAGACAGTCCAAGGCTGGGACTCTTATCATCCCactttagagatggggaaactgaggcttgggaaaGTTAAGAGGTTGGCTCAAGGTCTCACAATGGCCAAGACTCAGAGGCAAGATGCACACCGAGGTCCTTCTGCCTCCGAAGCCTGAGCTCTGAACCAATAGGCTGGCTACCTTGCCAGGGCTGGGGTGGATGTCCTGACCTTGCTTCCGCTCCCCGATCCAACACCCCCGGGACGGGTGGGGGTGGTGAGCCCTCAGGAAAAGCACTCGGCTGCCCTCCTGCCCAGCCCCTTCTCCCAGGGCCCAGGGGCCTCACctgtggaaggagagagagggagaggaagtgggCCACGGTCATGGAGGACTCGGAGTTGTCAGGGCCGGTGATGGCCACCACGCGGGGTACGTAGTGGCTGTAATCCTCCTGGATGGGCGGGAAATAGTCTTCCTGTGACAGGAAGTAGAGCACAGGATGGACGTTGTTGGACATGTGGCAGGTGTCCACCATCTCGTAGCCCAGCAGCACACTGGGCAGCAGGCTGATGTCATTGCTGATTTCCTCCACCGCAAAGCGCGTGGCCTGCGTGAGGTTGTAGCCCAGCACCTTCATCTCGTACCTGGAGAGGCCGCAGTAGGGTGGAGTGAGCAACGGGTCCAgagtgaggagggaaggggagtggaggggaggggaggggaggggaggggagagccagCCTGTTCCTCCTGCCTGCAGTAGGAAAGCCAAGGCATCGCCCAAGAAGGAACCACTCCAGAGGGTTCTGGCATTTTTACCACATCATTTTCACAGCTCTGAGATCACCATCGTCCCTATGACCACCTCTGACACTATGATCTCTGTGGCCACCATCAgtcaccaccactgccaccagtACTACCGTCCCTATGACCTCCGTCATCACTCTATCAATGTCCACCAATGTGACCACCATTACCCACCATAGCCTCCATCATCACTATCGTCACTGTGACCATCATCACCTACTATTCCTATTATGGGTATCATCACCACTGCCATCACAGTCACCCCATGTCTGTGGCCATCATTATCAATACCactaccatcatcaccaccaccactaccatcaccatcatcaccatcactaccaccaccaccaccatcactatcaccatcaccatcaccaccaccaccaccaccaccaccatcactatcactactatcaccatcaccaccaccaccatcactatcaccatcaccgtcaccaccaccaccaccaccaccatcactattatcaccatcaccaccaccaccaccatcactgtcaccatcacaatcaccaccaccaccatcactactatcaccaccaccaccaccatcaccagtatcactaccaccaccaccttcactatcaccaccaccaccaccatcaccatcaccactgccGCCACCATCATCACCGTACTCCATTTTCCTTATCACCAGTATTACTACTACCAACGTTATCTACATCACCATCACTTCTATCACCACCATCATTTCTCTAGACTCTCCACCATCATCACAAGCATCAAAATATCCAACATCATGCTTAGTACCATCACCCTCACCATTCTCAAGCCAACATATAATCTTCCCCAACATCTTATAAATGGTTCATTTCTTACAGTCAGGCTTTAATCATCTTTGcactctccttcctttctctctctttctcagaatGCCTCGCCCTCTCTGCACAAGATCACTATTTTATAATCCCAGGCTGGCTCCAGTATCCCAGCCTTCATGCCTGCCCGAAGGTGGCCCACTCAATCTCTGAATGATGCTGCCACCCCAGTGGGTTCACAGGGGATGGAGTGCAGAGGAAAGCACCCCCGGTCCTGGAAACACCCCTGCCCACCCAACCACAGCCCTGGGAAAATACAAACCTTCCTTCCAGTCTGAGAACCTGCCTCCCAAAGGTATAACAGCCGGGCCTTGGCATGGACTCACTGGGAGTCCCGCTGCtgccagagggaagggggttGGTTTTGATGGTCTCTAAGACCCCTCTAGGCTCAAACATCCCATAACTCTTTAGTAAGAGATGTGACATTGAGACACCAGGTTTCAAAATTTCAGGACATAGTCGCCATAGATTTTAATAACACGGACTGTGCCGGGCCTCCCTGAGAGCCAGTGGAGTGCATCCAGGATGGGGGTTTGGCAATGAATGAGGAGACGCATTCTGACCCATTGGGCTTGGCTTGGCCTCCCCAGGACCACAGGACCAGCCTCGGCTCCCACCCCGCCCACACCATCACTTCCAGCCTCACACTGGAGACTCCCTCCTTGCACTTGGGCACCTGCAGGTAGTTGAGGTGGACAATGCCCTTCACGTTGGCATGGAGGGTGAAGAGGCCACCCAGGAGGTAATCCCCAAGCAAGTAGAACTCCGAGTTCTCAGCCAGCTCAGCCAGGGCCCGCAGCAGGAAGATCAGGGAGCAGACcaccctgccctgggctcccaTGGCTGGGAAGTAGAGGTCCCAGAGGTGGCTTTGCCTCCCTGGAGAGCTGGCAACCTAACACCAGGGGATTTGCACAGACATTTACATATGGGTCCTTTCGCTGTCCGTGGAGCAGGAAAGCACCTGGCACAGGTAGAGAGGTTTGAGGGctctggaggaaggggaggaggctgGAATTAGGATGATCCCTTCTTAGGGTACAGCTGAGCCTGGGTGGTCCAGGAGAACCCCATTTGGCAGTAGACAGAGCATGTCCTGCTAACCTGGCCACACCTACGCCTTCTGCCACTTAGATGAGATCAGGTCACAACTCCCTGATGTTTCAAACATTTGGGAGTAAAGGACATAGATGCTCCCATCAGGAGACAGAGCCGGGGGGCAAATGGAGCCCACACTCCAGAGCCTGACCAAGTTGGGGCTGGCACGTGGTCATGTGTCCCGCCCCGACCCATAGTAGTTGTTCCAAAACAGCAGCCACTGATACTAAGAACCAGGCATCACGCTGAGTGCTTGTCACTCACCATCTCATTTAACACTCACAATAACTGGGACTATTACtaaccccatttcacaggtgaggaaactgaggcacagagaagttaagaaactcaGTGTCGGTTGCACAACCAGCAGAGCTGCGATTCAAATCACACAGCCAGACCTCAGGGCCTGGCTCTTAACCTCCATGCCATATTACATCGCGAGCACCTTGCTTTTGGTAAAAGCAGCAGAACAGCAGCAAAGAGAttgggaagtgggggtgggggaggggggccatCTGTCAGCCCAATAATCCATCATCACCTCTGCAGAGGGAGCCCCCTCTAGGTATCCCCCCTTGGATCCAGGACCCAGGGGCAGGGGTGTTGGCAGAAAGGAAAGTTGAAAATTCCTAACATTGAAGGTGACTGCCCCCAAGGAGTGGAATGGAGGGAGACGGCTCCAGCAAATCAGGGACCTGGTTTAATCAAAGACCTTTGTCCATGGAATGCTGTTTTGGTCCTTTCCTGCCCCAACAATATGGCCTAGCAGGAGCCTTGGGGGCCTGCTATAAAATGCCCAGCCTAGGTGGATATGTCACAGGCCTGAATGCTGCTCCTGGGGCCCAGGCTCATGGGGGGAGGAGGCTCCAAGGGCAAAAAGGGGATTGGAAATCCAGTACtgtccccctgcccacccctgccAAGCCCTGATCCTCCTTCAAGGGCCAGCTGGAGCCTCACCTCCTCCTAGAGCCCTTTCCTGGCCCCAGTTCACGGGAACCACTTCTGCTCTGCGCTGCAGTGACTCTTCCATCTGTATCAGCACTGCGCCCCTGGTAACGGACCTACATCATTGACCAGCTCCTGCTGACGTGTGTGTCTACACTCGAGGAACATTGAGGCAGCATGACTCCAGCCGGCCTGGACTGGACATCAGCTCTGTGTGCTGTGTGAGaatgggcaggttacttaacctctctgagcctctgctactgaaataggaataataattctAGCCTCATGAGATCGGTGTGGGGATTAAATAAAAAGGCATGTGTGAACTGCGGGGCGCAGGGCAGACCCTGGAGAAAGGTGAATTTGCCAGAGTGCAAGATTGTCCTTTCTTGTAATGAAATGAACTGCCCCGGGGGGCACCCCAGGCTCTGAGCCCAGCTGAAAGAGCCCAAATCTTCTCGAAGTTACCCTGAAGGATACTGGCTGTGTCTTTAGCAACTCCAGAGGGAGCACCCCCTCCCTCGCCCCTGACCTCCCCTGGGGTGGAGTCAACccacagacattgaaaacaacAGGGAGAGGCCTCTGGGTGCTGTGGAAAGATGCAGGATTTGCTGCGTGATTTggggcctggccctggccctctCTGGGTGTATGTAAaccagtggggggtgggggagacccaACCCATAGAATGAAAAGAAGAGCCCTGCACGGGGTGTCTGGAGGTGTGGGTTCTGGTCCTAGCTCTCCCCTCtcctgacctcagtttcctcatctgtacaatggggaggTCCTCTTTGGACTGCCCTTATTCACCCTCCGTGACAGCAGGTCAAAAGCCCCAGCGCTAATTCACCGTGTCTATCGGTTCTCTCCAGACTCCTCCCCCTTTTGCCACACCCCAAGCTCAGACCCTTATACCTTCCGGTCTGGACCTCCCCGTCTGCCTCAGGTTGACAGTTTAAATCCCTGAAGGACAGCTCTGAGTCTATCATTCCTTGGCTCTAACACCCCCTGGGACGCCACATTGCTGCAGGATCACAGCTGAGCCCCTGGCCTTGGCTTTCAAGGCCTCCCCAGCTTGACCCCAGCTCACCCATCCTTCCCCCCGGCTCTCTCCTGCACTGTGTGCCCCAAACTACAGCCACATTGGCCTCCTTGGAACGCGGTCCCTGGTGGCGTTCTAGGAGCCCCCGAGACCACTGTCCTCTGCCCTGCCAGCTACTTAGGGAGTCGTGAAGACAGTAACTAAACAGCACTTTTCTGGGGtgtgttatgtgccaggcacggtgcCAAGCGCTTTTTATGCATCATATCGTTTAGATACCCTGCAAAGCAGccattattactcccatttttaaagtgaggaaactgaggctgaacaGTTAAGCGACTTGCCGAAAATCACACATTTAATAGGTAGTGAcgttagaatttatttatttatttattttaatttttttggccgcaccgcacagcttgcgggatcttagttcccggacgagggactgaacccgggcccacagcagtgaaagcaccgggtcctaaccactggaccgccagggaattcccaatgacACTAGAATTTAGACCCAGGCTGCCAAGCTCTCAACCCTGTACTGTCTGATTCGGGTGTGTTCTGCCCTCAGGAGCTGTCACCGTTACACCCACCACGGGGGTGGGGACTGGTGCCGCCCTCTCCCAATGCAGGTCCCACCTCAAGGCCAAGGTGTTGGTGAAGGACCAGTTCCAGGCACAATGAGTGTGTGCGTCAGTTTGAAGAGAATAAAGATGCCAGTTGCTGGGTGGCCCTGGAATGTTCTGGAGACTCCCAGTCAACTCAGATTATTTAGCAAAGCTTGGGGGTAAGAGGATGGTAGAGAAAAAGAGCATCTAAGTTAACTGGAGCCTGCTGGGTGTGGCGTTGTGGAGTACAAGAGTGGCTGAGAAAACCATGCATCCAGAGGGCACTAGCAgagcccactatgtgccagggctGGGTGGGGCACAAGGGACACAGCCAGGACACACAAGGGATACGGCTTGCAGTCTGGAGACAGAAATCAGGGCCCTCGTGAAGGCAGCACATGCTGGAAGATGCCAGGGGCACCAGGGCCACCCATAGTGTGGCGTACTGTATCAGATCTAAGAGGGCCTGCAGAGCTCCACAAGCCTAcccattatacagatggggaaactgaggcccagagagggccagTCGCCAAAGGGCCAGAAAAGCAGGTGGATTTCCCCTGGACTCCAATCAAGTCAAAAGCATGTCGGGACAGCTCTATGATGACCCACGCTGTGCTGGCCGCCAAGAAGGGGTAAGGAGGAGGGAAGGCGTGGGCCACCCAAGAGCTCCATGGGGGAGGCAGCGTCTGTGCCACGAAGCATGGGAGGAAGATGGTGATAATGAGCACAAGTTATTTCTATCATTAACACGTTTGGAGGGCTCACTCTACGCCAGGCTGCCATCCCATTTTATTCTCACTACCTTTTGAGGTGCTGTTATtatctctccatttttcagatgaggagactgaggttcagagagggacaGTAACTTATTCAAAGCCACGTGGCAAGTATGTGGATTGGAGGAATCCAAGACCCTAATGGGGACTCAGGGAATGGTGTTGACCAAGGCGCTCCAATGAGGAAGGAATGATGGGGTCCCCCTGCTTAGTGGGGGCTATTAGTCCAGATGGATGATCTTCTCTGAAGACTAAAATCTGAAGAAGGAGCCCTGGATGGAAAGTCAGAAGTCTTGGCTTCTGGTTCAGCTCCGCCCCAACCTGAAGGCTGCCCTCAGACAAGTGGCTTccattctctgggcctcagtctccccacttGTAAAATGGACTCAGTGCTTCTTAACATTTCAGGGGCAAGGATCCTTTTCAGATTCTGATGAAAGCCCTGGACACTAATGCACACGCCTACAAATGCAGCCGTGCGCCCAGATCCAGGATGACACAAGGCTCAGTCCGTGACCCTTGCGATGTCCTGGGCTGGATGATCTCCGTGGTCCCCTCTAGCCTTGACATCACCTAAGAAGGGCAAGTGGCTGAGGCTAGGGCACTGGCTGCCCTGAGAACAAATGTCCAGGAACACCAAGGCCCTGCAGTTCTCCTTCAGGGCTGCCCCCAGAGCACATGCCCCACGGTGGCCCAGGCTGAACACACTGCCATCCTCATGGCCCAGTCCAGGGCCTGAGGTCCCCATGATCACACCTGTGTGGCTACTGGTTGCCAAGGTGATGGAGAACCATGACAGACTTATGCAAAGTTCATGGGGCAGGGGCGAGCCATGGAAATGGGGGCCCGGGAGATGCTGCCCATTTGCCTTACATCTGCTTCCCTGGGTGCTTACAGAAAGGAACTGG is a window encoding:
- the TAS1R2 gene encoding LOW QUALITY PROTEIN: taste receptor type 1 member 2 (The sequence of the model RefSeq protein was modified relative to this genomic sequence to represent the inferred CDS: inserted 1 base in 1 codon; substituted 1 base at 1 genomic stop codon), with translation MGAQGRVVCSLIFLLRALAELAENSEFYLLGDYLLGGLFTLHANVKGIVHLNYLQVPKCKEYEMKVLGYNLTQATRFAVEEISNDISLLPSVLLGYEMVDTCHMSNNVHPVLYFLSQEDYFPPIQEDYSHYVPRVVAITGPDNSESSMTVAHFLSLSLLPQITYGAINDQLRFPAVLRTAPGVHHQMEAMVQLPLHFRWNGILVLPSSDDYGRGNSQLLSKRLAHHDICIAFQEPLPMPQPDQTMTQQEPERLEAIVGKLQQSVACAVAVFSPDLALFDFFREVLRQNFTGAVWIASESWAIDPVLHHLTQLQRTGTFLGITTQSVPIPGFSEFRVRRSQVSRPALNRSRLGATCNQECDTCMNTTESFNSILTLSGERVVYSVYSAVYAVVHAPQNLLGCNQTGCHKEVVYPWQLLPEIWKVNFTLLGHQIFFNEQGDLSLHLEVIQWQCDLSQNPFQSIASYQPWKRQLKDICDISWHTPNSTIPVSMCSKDCQPGQKKKPAGIHPCCFECIDCLSGTFLNRAAGEFDCQPCPSYEWSRRKDTSCFKRQLAFLEWHAAPTITVVVLAALGFLSTLAILIIFWRKFQTPMVRSAGGPVCFLMLTPQLMAYMLVPVYVGPPMVSTCLCLQAFFTLCFTVCISCITVRSFQIICIFKMARRLPRAYGFWXRYHGPYVFVAFITVLKTVIVGSSILAVTTNPTARTDPDDPKITTLSCNPSYHQGLLINTSLDLLVSVLGFGFAYIGKELPTNYYEAKVITFCMTFYFTSSVFLXAFMSVYEGALVTILDLLVTVLHLLGITLGYFGPKCYMILFYLERNTPAYFNSMIQGYTMGRD